The following are encoded together in the Paludisphaera mucosa genome:
- a CDS encoding response regulator, whose product MERKLTAGFGLALIVLIVNAVISFWNVQRLVVDSGWVVHTREVLSEVESVVASLREAEVLRSVYVVTGREGSAARLDQIAEDVKRGIAELTRLTADNPEQQVRMKSLGGLVDQWFDVLRADIGLRGDAGFEAARRAIATGRGDRARDEVLRTIREVKDLEIVLLARRTADTSASIRRAAVTFSVALLLALGLLGAAYFLVRRDVVERDREQAAAEERTRLAMLGADVGTALNQVDGLPDILRNCCALLVRHLDGAFARVWTLDEGEDVLVLQASAGMYTHTDGPHGRVPVGRFKIGLIAQERRPHLTNQVVGDPRVADQEWARREGMVAFAGYPLLVMNHLVGVIGLFARHPLTDASLQAMGTMASGIALGIERKRAEEDLRQAKEAAEAASRSKSTFLANMSHELRTPLNAIIGYSEMLREEAEEAGQDGLVPDLGKIHASGHHLLGLINDILDLSKIEAGKMDLYLETFDVAELVRGVVGTIEPLIAKNGNRLVVDCPDDLGAMHADLTKVRQALFNLLSNAGKFTDRGTITLRAAIERAEGRGWVVLAVRDSGIGMTPDQLRRLFQPFTQADASTTRKYGGTGLGLTITRRFCQMMGGDIIVESEPGRGSAFTIRLPAEARNDLADPDLAEVVDDAPASEASPAVAPTDPGDTVLVIDDDPTVRDLMRRALKKDGFQVAYAAGGEEGLRLAREIRPAAITLDVMMPGMDGWAVLEALKSTPDVAEIPVVMVTIVDDKNLGYALGASDYLTKPIDRKRLATVLKKYRRTGADCRALVVDDDEATRQMVRHALEADGWVVSEAEDGRAGLERVAEAVPDLVVLDLMMPEMDGFGFAQELRRRDAWRTIPILVLTAKDVTEEDRIRLNGHILGVVRKDAYSRGRLLDEIRREVVDRVRPGAARPADAKESG is encoded by the coding sequence ATGGAACGCAAGCTGACCGCGGGCTTCGGCCTCGCCTTGATCGTCCTGATCGTCAACGCCGTGATCTCGTTCTGGAACGTGCAACGCCTCGTCGTCGACAGCGGTTGGGTCGTGCACACCCGAGAGGTGCTGAGCGAGGTGGAGTCGGTCGTCGCCTCGCTCCGCGAGGCCGAGGTCCTGCGGAGCGTCTACGTCGTCACGGGCCGCGAGGGATCGGCCGCGCGACTGGATCAGATCGCCGAGGACGTGAAGCGCGGCATCGCGGAATTGACCCGGTTGACCGCGGACAACCCGGAGCAGCAGGTCCGGATGAAATCGCTCGGCGGGCTGGTCGACCAATGGTTCGACGTCCTGCGGGCCGACATCGGCCTGCGCGGCGACGCGGGGTTCGAGGCGGCGAGACGGGCGATCGCGACGGGTCGGGGCGATCGAGCCCGGGACGAGGTGCTGCGGACGATCCGGGAGGTCAAGGATCTCGAGATCGTCCTCCTGGCCCGCCGGACGGCCGACACGAGCGCGAGCATCCGACGGGCCGCGGTCACCTTCTCCGTGGCCCTGCTGCTGGCCCTGGGGCTCTTGGGCGCCGCGTATTTCCTGGTCCGGCGCGACGTGGTCGAGCGGGATCGGGAGCAGGCGGCGGCCGAGGAGAGGACGCGGCTGGCGATGCTCGGCGCCGACGTCGGCACGGCCCTGAACCAGGTCGACGGCCTGCCCGACATCCTCCGAAACTGCTGCGCGCTCCTGGTCCGCCACCTCGACGGGGCCTTCGCCCGGGTCTGGACCCTCGACGAGGGCGAGGACGTGCTCGTCCTCCAGGCCAGCGCCGGGATGTACACGCACACCGACGGGCCCCACGGCCGGGTGCCCGTGGGCCGATTCAAGATCGGCCTCATCGCCCAGGAACGGCGGCCGCACCTGACCAACCAGGTCGTCGGCGATCCCCGGGTGGCCGACCAGGAATGGGCCCGCCGCGAGGGCATGGTCGCGTTCGCGGGCTACCCCCTGCTGGTCATGAACCACCTGGTGGGCGTCATCGGCCTGTTCGCACGCCATCCCCTCACCGACGCCTCGCTCCAGGCCATGGGCACGATGGCCAGCGGGATCGCCCTGGGGATCGAGCGCAAGCGGGCCGAGGAGGACCTTCGGCAGGCCAAGGAGGCGGCCGAGGCGGCGAGCCGCTCCAAGAGCACGTTCCTGGCGAACATGAGCCATGAGCTGCGCACGCCCCTGAACGCGATCATCGGCTACAGCGAGATGCTCCGCGAAGAGGCCGAGGAGGCGGGCCAGGACGGCCTGGTGCCCGACCTGGGGAAGATCCACGCCTCCGGGCACCATCTGCTCGGCCTCATCAACGACATCCTCGACCTCTCCAAGATCGAGGCCGGCAAGATGGACCTCTACCTGGAGACCTTCGACGTGGCCGAGCTGGTCCGCGGCGTGGTCGGCACCATCGAGCCCCTGATCGCGAAGAACGGCAACAGGCTGGTGGTCGACTGCCCCGACGACCTCGGGGCGATGCACGCCGACCTGACGAAGGTCCGCCAGGCCCTCTTCAACCTCCTCAGCAACGCCGGGAAGTTCACCGACCGCGGGACGATCACCCTGCGGGCGGCGATCGAACGGGCCGAGGGCCGGGGGTGGGTCGTCCTGGCCGTCCGGGACAGCGGGATCGGGATGACGCCCGACCAGCTCAGGCGGCTCTTCCAGCCGTTCACCCAGGCCGACGCCTCCACCACCCGGAAGTACGGCGGGACCGGCCTCGGCCTCACCATCACCCGGCGCTTCTGCCAGATGATGGGGGGCGACATCATCGTCGAGAGCGAGCCGGGCCGCGGATCGGCCTTCACGATCCGGCTCCCGGCCGAGGCGAGGAATGATCTCGCCGACCCGGATCTCGCCGAGGTCGTGGACGACGCGCCCGCCTCCGAGGCGTCGCCCGCCGTTGCGCCGACCGATCCCGGGGACACGGTCCTGGTGATCGACGACGACCCCACGGTCCGCGACCTGATGCGCCGGGCCCTGAAGAAGGACGGCTTCCAGGTCGCCTACGCCGCGGGGGGCGAGGAGGGCCTGCGGCTGGCGCGCGAGATCCGCCCGGCCGCCATAACGCTCGACGTGATGATGCCGGGGATGGACGGCTGGGCGGTCCTCGAAGCCTTGAAGTCGACTCCCGACGTGGCGGAGATCCCGGTGGTCATGGTGACCATCGTCGACGACAAGAACCTGGGCTACGCGTTGGGGGCCTCGGACTATCTGACCAAGCCGATCGACCGCAAGCGCCTCGCGACGGTCCTGAAGAAGTACCGCCGGACGGGCGCGGATTGCCGCGCCCTGGTGGTGGACGACGACGAGGCGACTCGACAGATGGTCCGCCACGCGCTCGAGGCCGACGGATGGGTCGTGTCCGAGGCGGAGGACGGCCGGGCCGGCCTGGAACGCGTGGCGGAAGCCGTGCCCGACCTCGTCGTCCTGGACCTGATGATGCCCGAGATGGACGGGTTCGGCTTCGCCCAGGAGCTGCGCCGCCGCGACGCGTGGCGGACGATCCCCATCCTCGTGTTGACGGCGAAGGACGTCACGGAGGAGGACCGCATCCGGCTCAACGGGCACATCCTCGGGGTGGTCCGGAAAGATGCCTACTCGCGAGGGCGGCTGCTGGACGAGATCCGCCGCGAGGTGGTCGACCGCGTCCGTCCGGGCGCGGCTCGCCCCGCGGACGCGAAGGAATCGGGATGA
- a CDS encoding response regulator produces MPKILLVEDNELNRDMLSRRLGRKGYDVVIAADGREGVAAALAGEFDLILMDMSLPVLDGWEATRLLRADPRTAATPIIALTAHAMPGDRERAIDAGCDDYDSKPIDFTRLLAKIESGLDAGPRT; encoded by the coding sequence ATGCCGAAGATCCTCCTGGTCGAGGACAACGAGCTGAACCGCGACATGCTCTCCCGGCGCCTGGGGCGCAAGGGCTATGACGTGGTCATAGCCGCCGACGGGCGGGAGGGGGTCGCCGCGGCCCTGGCGGGGGAGTTCGACCTGATCCTGATGGATATGAGCCTTCCCGTCTTGGACGGCTGGGAGGCGACGCGGCTTCTGAGGGCCGACCCGCGGACCGCGGCGACGCCGATCATCGCCCTGACGGCCCACGCCATGCCCGGCGACCGCGAGCGCGCGATCGACGCGGGATGCGACGACTACGACAGCAAGCCGATCGATTTCACCCGGCTGCTCGCCAAGATCGAGTCCGGCCTCGACGCGGGGCCGCGGACATGA
- a CDS encoding tyrosine-type recombinase/integrase, which produces MVRANAAQGSDAPVVPHWHPHQLRHSAATALRREFGLDVARAASGHTSPAVTLRYAEADVALAREAMERMG; this is translated from the coding sequence ATCGTCCGGGCGAACGCGGCGCAAGGCTCGGACGCGCCGGTCGTCCCGCACTGGCACCCTCACCAGCTTCGACACTCCGCGGCGACGGCCCTGCGTCGGGAATTCGGGCTGGACGTGGCACGAGCCGCGTCGGGGCACACCTCGCCCGCGGTGACGCTGCGATATGCGGAAGCGGACGTCGCTCTGGCCCGGGAGGCTATGGAGCGGATGGGGTGA